The following proteins come from a genomic window of Zonotrichia leucophrys gambelii isolate GWCS_2022_RI chromosome 4, RI_Zleu_2.0, whole genome shotgun sequence:
- the SLC25A4 gene encoding ADP/ATP translocase 1, with protein sequence MGDQALSFVKDFLAGGIAAAVSKTAVAPIERVKLLLQVQHASKQITADKQYKGIVDCIVRIPKEQGIASFWRGNLANVIRYFPTQALNFAFKDKYKQIFLGGVDKHKQFWRYFAGNLASGGAAGATSLCFVYPLDFARTRLAADVGKGATEREFSGLGDCIVKIFKSDGLKGLYQGFSVSVQGIIIYRAAYFGVYDTAKGMLPDPKNVHIIVSWMIAQSVTAVAGLVSYPFDTVRRRMMMQSGRKGADIMYKGTIDCWRKIAKDEGSKAFFKGAWSNVLRGMGGAFVLVLYDEIKKYV encoded by the exons ATGGGTGACCAAGCGCTCAGCTTCGTCAAGGACTTTCTGGCCGGCGGGATCGCCGCCGCCGTCTCCAAGACGGCTGTCGCCCCCATCGAGAGAGTGAAgttgctgctgcag GTCCAGCATGCCAGCAAACAGATCACGGCCGATAAGCAGTACAAGGGCATCGTGGACTGCATAGTCCgcatccccaaggagcaggGCATCGCCTCCTTCTGGAGAGGCAACTTGGCCAATGTCATCCGATACTTCCCCACCCAGGCCCTTAACTTCGCCTTCAAGGACAAGTACAAGCAGATCTTCCTGGGCGGAGTGGACAAGCACAAGCAGTTCTGGCGCTACTTCGCGGGAAACCTTGCGTCCGGGGGTGCCGCGGGAGCCACCTCCCTCTGCTTCGTCTACCCGCTGGATTTTGCCAGGACCCGGCTGGCGGCTGATGTGGGCAAAGGAGCCACTGAGAGGGAGTTCTCCGGCCTGGGCGACTGCATTGTCAAGATCTTTAAGTCTGATGGCCTGAAGGGCTTGTACCAAGGATTTAGCGTGTCTGTCCAGGGCATCATCATCTACAGAGCAGCCTATTTTGGGGTATACGATACGGCCAAGG GTATGTTGCCTGATCCAAAGAATGTGCACATCATAGTGAGCTGGATGATTGCCCAGAGTGTCACTGCAGTGGCAGGGCTGGTTTCTTATCCTTTTGATACTGTGCGACGTAGGATGATGATGCAGTCTGGCCGAAAGGGAG CTGATATTATGTATAAGGGCACAATTGATTGCTGGAGGAAGATAGCTAAAGACGAAGGATCCAAAGCGTTCTTCAAGGGTGCCTGGTCGAATGTGTTGAGAGGCATGGGCGGAGCTTTTGTATTAGTACTTTATGATGAAATCAAGAAGTATGTCTAA